The Candidatus Aenigmatarchaeota archaeon DNA segment GTGCCCTCCAAAGACCGCCCTTGATATTTCCTCAGGGTCTTTTCCGTTCACAATCAAAAGCCGAATGCTTTTTTCCTTCAAAAGCTCCGCGCCCTTCCTGCCAAACAGAAAGAACCTGCCAGGCGCTGTTTCCTGGGAGGCAAGAATTTCGAGGAATTCGCTGTAATTGAGCTTGTCGAGCTTTTTTGCCTGGGGGTTCTCCTTCGGGTCAGAGTCATACACCCCATCGACATTTGTTGCCTTCACCAGCAGGTCGGCTCCAAGATGATGGGCAAGCCTCGATGCGACGCCGTCAGTCGACTGTCCCGGCTCGGTTCCGCCGCAGACGCAGATTTTCCCGTTTCTCTCCGCAAGCTCAGCATGGATAAGCACGTCTTCGGTGCTTTTCGGAAGCCAGTTATGGGCTTTTTCCTCCAAAGCATACCTGAGCATATTCGCGTTCAGGTGCGTAAGCTGAATCGCAATATCATGCCCCTGCTC contains these protein-coding regions:
- the pyrH gene encoding UMP kinase, which encodes MKIVVYLGGSVVTRNLTPEYVRGLVSVLRKISDAGNSVYVVVGAGHVKNEYVGVLRGLGLPEEQGHDIAIQLTHLNANMLRYALEEKAHNWLPKSTEDVLIHAELAERNGKICVCGGTEPGQSTDGVASRLAHHLGADLLVKATNVDGVYDSDPKENPQAKKLDKLNYSEFLEILASQETAPGRFFLFGRKGAELLKEKSIRLLIVNGKDPEEISRAVFGGHNGTEITSDLAGAK